Proteins from one Malania oleifera isolate guangnan ecotype guangnan chromosome 4, ASM2987363v1, whole genome shotgun sequence genomic window:
- the LOC131154603 gene encoding chaperone protein dnaJ 6 codes for MDREGGSAGSSYYAVLGIRRDASFSDVRTAYRKLALKWHPDRWMRNPAVAGEAKRRFQQIQEAYSVLSDESKRSMYDAGLYDPSEEDEGFNDFIEEMISMMNKNARKEADTLEDLQKLFVEMVGGDALAFNFDSDDDQTAAKRARVTASKGNAARRNTSR; via the exons ATGGATCGGGAAGGAGGATCCGCCGGATCTTCCTACTACGCCGTCCTTGGGATTCGCCGCGACGCCTCCTTCTCCGACGTCCGTACAGCTTACCGCAAGCTCGCCCTG AAGTGGCATCCGGACCGGTGGATGAGGAATCCGGCGGTGGCCGGCGAGGCAAAACGGCGGTTTCAGCAGATTCAGGAGGCGTACTCAG TGTTGTCAGACGAAAGCAAGAGGTCAATGTACGATGCCGGACTTTACGATCCGTCGGAGGAAGACGAA GGGTTCAACGATTTCATTGAGGAAATGATTTCGATGATGAACAAGAACGCGAGGAAGGAG GCGGACACATTGGAAGACCTGCAGAAGCTGTTCGTGGAGATGGTCGGCGGCGACGCATTGGCGTTCAATTTCGACTCCGACGACGATCAGACGGCAGCTAAGAGGGCACGTGTGACAGCCTCAAAGGGCAACGCTGCGAGACGCAACACCTCCCGCTGA